The following coding sequences lie in one Macaca thibetana thibetana isolate TM-01 chromosome 18, ASM2454274v1, whole genome shotgun sequence genomic window:
- the ZNF24 gene encoding zinc finger protein 24, with the protein MSAQSVEEDSILIIPTPDEEEKILRVKLEEDPDGEEGSSIPWNHLPDPEIFRQRFRQFGYQDSPGPREAVSQLRELCRLWLRPETHTKEQILELVVLEQFVAILPKELQTWVRDHHPENGEEAVTVLEDLESELDDPGQPVSLRRRKREVLVEDMVSQEEAQGLPSSELDAVENQLKWASWELHSLRHCDDDGRTENGALAPKQELPSAVESHEVPGTLNMSVPQIFKYGETCFPKGRFERKRNPSRKKQHICDECGKHFSQGSALILHQRIHSGEKPYGCVECGKAFSRSSILVQHQRVHTGEKPYKCLECGKAFSQNSGLINHQRIHTGEKPYECVQCGKSYSQSSNLFRHQRRHNAEKLLNVVKV; encoded by the exons ATGTCTGCACAGTCAGTGGAAGAAGATTCAATACTTATCATCCCAACTCcagatgaagaggaaaaaattcTGAGAGTGAAGTTGGAGGAGGATCCTGATGGCGAAGAGGGATCAAGTATCCCCTGGAACCATCTCCCAGACCCAGAGATTTTCCGACAGCGATTCAGGCAGTTTGGATACCAGGATTCACCTGGGCCCCGTGAGGCTGTGAGCCAGCTCCGAGAACTTTGCCGTCTGTGGCTCAGGCCAGAGACGCACACAAAAGAGCAAATCTTGGAGCTGGTAGTGCTGGAGCAGTTTGTTGCCATCCTACCCAAAGAGCTACAGACTTGGGTTCGAGATCATCATCCAGAGAATGGAGAGGAGGCAGTGACAGTGCTGGAGGATTTGGAGAGTGAACTTGATGACCCTGGACAACCG GTTTCTCTCCGCCGACGAAAACGGGAAGTACTAGTAGAAGACATGGTATCTCAAGAAGAAGCTCAGGGATTACCAAGTTCTGAGCTTGATGCTGTGGAGAACCAGCTCAAGTGGGCATCCTGGGAGCTCCATTCCCTAAGGCACTGTG atgATGATGGTAGGACTGAAAATGGAGCACTAGCTCCAAAGCAGGAGCTTCCTTCAGCAGTAGAATCCCATGAAGTTCCTGGTACTCTCAATATGAGTGTtcctcagatttttaaatatggagAAACCTGTTTCCCCAAGGGCAgatttgaaagaaagagaaatcccTCTCGAAAGAAACAACATATATGCGATGAATGTGGAAAACACTTCAGTCAGGGCTCAGCCCTTATTCTTCATCAAAGAATTCACAGTGGGGAGAAACCTTATGGATGTGTTGAGTGTGGGAAAGCATTCAGCCGAAGTTCCATTCTTGTGCAACACCAGAGAGtccacactggagaaaaaccttacaaatgtcttgaatgtgggaaagcctttagcCAGAATTCGGGGcttattaatcatcagagaatcCATACTGGGGAGAAACCTTATGAATGCGTTCAGTGTGGGAAATCGTATAGTCAAAGCTCAAATCTTTTTAGACATCAGAGAAGACACAATGCAGAAAAACTTCTGAATGTTGTGAAAgtttaa